In the genome of Candidatus Obscuribacterales bacterium, the window GTACTGTCTTCCAGCGCACAGGCGAGGGTTTGCCCATCAGGACTCCAGGCAGCCCAGCGCACCGGCACGTCATTAAAATTCTGGGTTTGCTGGCAACGCCCATCTGGAATTCGCCAAAGCTTGACAGTACCATCACTGCTGCTGCTGGCTAAGGTGGCAGAGTCCACATGCCAAGATAAGCTATTCACGATATCTGTATGCTCAGCAATCACAGACCCTGGATCCGAAGCAGTCGGTCGCCACAGACGAATTGTGCCGTCGATGCTGCCGATCGCCAATGTCTCGGGATCAATCCAGGCGATCGCTCGGGCAATCGTTGGCGCAACCGACAACTCCGCTTGCAAACCTCCTGTGCTGAGATCACATACCTTCACCGTTTGGTCTTCGCTACAGGTTGCAATCCATTGCCCATCGGGATGGGGGCAAATGTCCCAGATGTAGCTTCTGTGAACCGGGAACGTTACCGTAGGTTGGAAGTGAAGACTGTCCCACAGTCGCACCTGTCCTATACTGTTGCCTGTGATCAAGGAGGTGCCATCCTGACTGTAGCTCAGGGCAAAAATGCTGCCGAAGGTTTGTTTAAAGGCGGTGTGCCTAAAGTGGGCACGGGCAAAATTGACCCGATGAAAGAGCCGATATCGCAAGTCAGCATGGCGGATGGTGAGCCCAGAAAAGTCAAAACCAGTTAGGTGAATATCGAGAGCGTTGCCAAGATTGATGAGGTTGCCGGCTCCATAGCTGGTGGGATGGGTGGTGCGAATTGCTGTGAGCAGGGTCTGCAACTATTGGGTTTGCACGGCGATGGTGGGAAAGCGCTCTCGCATCGCGACAACGATAGGCATGACCATGAGCCGCCGTTGAGACTCAGCGATCGCCTCCCGCAGCGTGGTTTTCATCAGTGCATAGTGATGCCAGAAGCACAGATCTGCGCTCACTACCTCACGACTTAGGGTTTCCACCAAATATTCAGTGACATATTCCATAACCACAGGCTGTTGGGTGTAGCGCCGATGGCGGCTTTCAATCAGTCCTCGCCAGCGAAGGGATTCTAGCGCTTCTAACAATCGCACTTTAGGCACCGTCGGCAACATGTCCTCTGCCAACTCGCCCATATCTGTCCAATCGCGGTTGATAGCCAGCCAAACCATAACCGCCTGCTCCAAGTCACTCAACCGTTGAAACTGCTCCTCTAGCAGCCGACGCACACTGTTAAAAATGACCGCATCTTCTGCCAGAAATGCGCCGATGTCTCTCTCAAATAAGTCCTGAATGGTAGTGGCTATAAGTTTGAGGGCCAGGGGATTATAGCTGTAGCGATCGCACAATAGTTGTTGCTGAACCGTCGTGCCCTGCAATCCCTTGTTCTGAAGGAGAGCGATCGCGGTCTCCACAGACCCGCTCAACTGTAGCGTCCGTGTGCTGCTATTCAGGCCCTCTAGAGCCCCAATTTCCGCTGATTTTTCCCGACTGGTCAACATGATACAGCTTTGATGGGACGTTTCACCCAACAACCGAATCAGGTCGCCATAGTCTTCATACCCTTCCCGGTAATATCCAGCATAGTCGCCCGCTTGCAATATGGTTTCGAGATTATCTAGCACCATGAGGCACTGCTTTTCCCTTAGCCAGTACAGCAGGCGCGATCGCCCGCCGTCCATGTCTTGATGATCCGACAGGATGTCGATAAGGTCAGCAAGCAGAGCCGAGAGGGGTGGAGCATGACGCAGCGATCGCCAGATGATGTGGGTGAAAGGGGTCGCTGAGTAGCTGGATGAAGAAGAGAGGACAGAGGTTGGGTCAGAGTTTCCCTCCCCTCTCCTCTTTTCCTCAGCAAATTGCTTCGCCACCTTCGTCACCAGAGTACTTTTACCAATCCCCCCCATCCCCAACACAGCAATCAGCCGGCAACGTTCTGTGTCAATCCAGCGAGCAATGATGGACTGCTCTTCCTGGCGTCCATAAAATTGTGTGACGTCGGGTGCTTCGCCCCAAGAAGTTATGGGATGAGGTCGGAATGTTGTTTCGGCAGCAGTGTGCTGGAAGGCTACATCCGTTACAATTGCTCGTCTTTGGATGGCTGCTTTAAAGTTCTTCTTGTTGACAGACTCATCAAGGGCTTGGCTGAGGGTTTTCCAAAATTTAGGGCCCACGTCAGTGGTGAGATAGTTGATAGAGTAGCCAGCTTCGTCGGCAATTTGGGGATAGGTTTT includes:
- a CDS encoding ATP-binding protein gives rise to the protein MTLETALTIVNTALQAAIGRSLNDIETLIFEGSWQGKTYPQIADEAGYSINYLTTDVGPKFWKTLSQALDESVNKKNFKAAIQRRAIVTDVAFQHTAAETTFRPHPITSWGEAPDVTQFYGRQEEQSIIARWIDTERCRLIAVLGMGGIGKSTLVTKVAKQFAEEKRRGEGNSDPTSVLSSSSSYSATPFTHIIWRSLRHAPPLSALLADLIDILSDHQDMDGGRSRLLYWLREKQCLMVLDNLETILQAGDYAGYYREGYEDYGDLIRLLGETSHQSCIMLTSREKSAEIGALEGLNSSTRTLQLSGSVETAIALLQNKGLQGTTVQQQLLCDRYSYNPLALKLIATTIQDLFERDIGAFLAEDAVIFNSVRRLLEEQFQRLSDLEQAVMVWLAINRDWTDMGELAEDMLPTVPKVRLLEALESLRWRGLIESRHRRYTQQPVVMEYVTEYLVETLSREVVSADLCFWHHYALMKTTLREAIAESQRRLMVMPIVVAMRERFPTIAVQTQ